The following are encoded together in the Citrus sinensis cultivar Valencia sweet orange chromosome 1, DVS_A1.0, whole genome shotgun sequence genome:
- the LOC102622719 gene encoding uncharacterized protein LOC102622719 isoform X1, which yields MEALRKVALAYYNSGTDEERRLFNQFFQSMDKDGNRRVSYREFSDFMSQKAHDENMRTRDFFNQLDIDGSGRLDFKEVLTLYYILKSRRPICGRCRIFITNEYFACMRCFETGSAAYSICLECFGDKGSLNHNHVRSYFVDNFSLLESLRKKPLPNHQPSSRSSRSCSRSSRSSRSCSRSCSRSSRSSRSCSRSSRNSRRHGTSRRRRGHSSKRAIVPYNQNIPAEGRELLPVVQLCEACALQIYSQKKTAVVHPSYPEDEEYISCVRCLDFSLCMFSS from the exons ATGGAGGCGTTGAGAAAGGTTGCTTTAGCCTATTATAATTCTGGAACCGATGAAGAAAGACGtttattcaaccaattttTCCAATCAATGGATAAAGATGGAAACCGTAGGGTGAGTTACAGGGAGTTTTCAGATTTCATGTCGCAGAAAGCACACGATGAGAACATGCGTACTCGTGACTTCTTCAATCAACTAGACATCGATGGAAGCGGACGTTTAGATTTTAAGGAAGTGTTGACTCTCTACTATATACTAAAAAGTAGAAGGCCAATTTGCGGCCGGTGCAGAATCTTCATAACCAATGAGTATTTCGCTTGCATGAGGTGCTTTGAAACCGGGAGCGCCGCTTACAGTATCTGCCTGGAATGTTTCGGCGATAAAGGGAGTCTCAATCACAATCATGTCCGTTCTTATTTTGTGGATAATTTTTCGCTGCTTGAATCTTTGAGGAAGAAACCTTTACCCAATCATCag CCAAGTTCCAGAAGCTCCAGAAGTTGTTCCAGAAGTTCCAGAAGCTCCAGAAGTTGTTCCAGAAGCTGTTCCAGAAGCTCCAGAAGTTCCAGAAGTTGTTCCAGAAGCTCCAGAAATTCCAGAAGGCACGGAACTTCCCGGCGTCGGCGCGGTCATTCTTCAAAGCGTGCAATTGTTCCTTACAATCAAAATATCCCAGCAGAGGGAAGG GAATTGTTGCCGGTTGTTCAATTATGTGAGGCTTGCGCACTTCAAATATATTCACAGAAGAAGACTGCAGTCGTCCATCCTAGCTATCctgaagatgaagaatatATAAGCTGTGTGCGATGTTTAGATTTCTCCTTATGTATGTTTTCAAGTTAA
- the LOC102623382 gene encoding endo-1,3;1,4-beta-D-glucanase-like isoform X2 — MSGPQCCANPPTLNPTAGGGHVENLGGLNAYVNGSPHSKLAVLLVSDVYVYEAPNLRKLADKIAAAGFYVAVPDFLHGDPYVPNAGRTLQDWIKDHGTDKAFEEAKPVIHAIKSKGITAIGAAGFCWGAKVAVQLAKREFIQAAVLLHPSFVTVDDIKAVEVPTAVLGAEFDQISPPDLLKQFEEVLTAKSEVDGYVKIFPKVSHGWTVRYNVEDKSAVKCAEEAHQDMLEWFAKYVN; from the exons ATGTCAGGTCCTCAGTGTTGTGCGAATCCACCAACATTGAACCCAACCGCTGGAGGAGGCCACGTTGAGAACCTTGGTGGACTTAACGCCTATGTCAATGGCTCTCCTCACTCAAAACTTGCTGTTCTTCTTGTCTCCGACGTTTATG TATATGAAGCTCCAAACTTGAG GAAGCTTGCGGACAAGATTGCTGCAGCTGGATTCTATGTGGCAGTTCCTGACTTCCTTCACGGAGATCCTTATGTGCCTAATGCTGGAAGAACACTACAAGATTGGATTAAAGATCATGGAACG gATAAGGCATTTGAAGAGGCAAAGCCAGTTATTCACGCTATTAAGAGCAAAGGTATAACTGCAATTGGTGCTGCAGGCTTCTGCTGGGGTG CTAAAGTAGCAGTTCAACTAGCGAAGCGCGAGTTCATCCAAGCTGCTGTGCTGTTACATCCCTCTTTCGTAACTGTAGATGATATCAAGG CGGTTGAGGTTCCCACTGCAGTACTGGGAGCTGAGTTTGATCAGATTTCTCCCCCAGATCTCTTGAAGCAATTTGAAGAGGTCTTAACTGCTAAATCTgag GTTGATGGGTATGTGAAAATATTTCCAAAAGTTTCTCACGGATGGACGGTGAGATACAATGTAGAAGACAAATCTGCTGTGAAGTGTGCAGAGGAAGCTCATCAAGATATGCTGGAATGGTTTGCCAAGTATGTCAACTGA
- the LOC102622719 gene encoding uncharacterized protein LOC102622719 isoform X2 — protein sequence MEALRKVALAYYNSGTDEERRLFNQFFQSMDKDGNRRVSYREFSDFMSQKAHDENMRTRDFFNQLDIDGSGRLDFKEVLTLYYILKSRRPICGRCRIFITNEYFACMRCFETGSAAYSICLECFGDKGSLNHNHVRSYFVDNFSLLESLRKKPLPNHQPSSRSSRSCSRSSRSSRSCSRSCSRSSRSSRSCSRSSRNSRRHGTSRRRRGHSSKRAIVPYNQNIPAEGRGLWQAALKVFEAALPIAGIVAGCSIM from the exons ATGGAGGCGTTGAGAAAGGTTGCTTTAGCCTATTATAATTCTGGAACCGATGAAGAAAGACGtttattcaaccaattttTCCAATCAATGGATAAAGATGGAAACCGTAGGGTGAGTTACAGGGAGTTTTCAGATTTCATGTCGCAGAAAGCACACGATGAGAACATGCGTACTCGTGACTTCTTCAATCAACTAGACATCGATGGAAGCGGACGTTTAGATTTTAAGGAAGTGTTGACTCTCTACTATATACTAAAAAGTAGAAGGCCAATTTGCGGCCGGTGCAGAATCTTCATAACCAATGAGTATTTCGCTTGCATGAGGTGCTTTGAAACCGGGAGCGCCGCTTACAGTATCTGCCTGGAATGTTTCGGCGATAAAGGGAGTCTCAATCACAATCATGTCCGTTCTTATTTTGTGGATAATTTTTCGCTGCTTGAATCTTTGAGGAAGAAACCTTTACCCAATCATCag CCAAGTTCCAGAAGCTCCAGAAGTTGTTCCAGAAGTTCCAGAAGCTCCAGAAGTTGTTCCAGAAGCTGTTCCAGAAGCTCCAGAAGTTCCAGAAGTTGTTCCAGAAGCTCCAGAAATTCCAGAAGGCACGGAACTTCCCGGCGTCGGCGCGGTCATTCTTCAAAGCGTGCAATTGTTCCTTACAATCAAAATATCCCAGCAGAGGGAAGG GGTCTATGGCAAGCGGCATTAAAAGTTTTCGAAGCTGCACTTCCCATTGCAGGAATTGTTGCCGGTTGTTCAATTATGTGA
- the LOC102623382 gene encoding endo-1,3;1,4-beta-D-glucanase-like isoform X1, translated as MSGPQCCANPPTLNPTAGGGHVENLGGLNAYVNGSPHSKLAVLLVSDVYVYEAPNLRKLADKIAAAGFYVAVPDFLHGDPYVPNAGRTLQDWIKDHGTDKAFEEAKPVIHAIKSKGITAIGAAGFCWGAKVAVQLAKREFIQAAVLLHPSFVTVDDIKAVEVPTAVLGAEFDQISPPDLLKQFEEVLTAKSEQVDGYVKIFPKVSHGWTVRYNVEDKSAVKCAEEAHQDMLEWFAKYVN; from the exons ATGTCAGGTCCTCAGTGTTGTGCGAATCCACCAACATTGAACCCAACCGCTGGAGGAGGCCACGTTGAGAACCTTGGTGGACTTAACGCCTATGTCAATGGCTCTCCTCACTCAAAACTTGCTGTTCTTCTTGTCTCCGACGTTTATG TATATGAAGCTCCAAACTTGAG GAAGCTTGCGGACAAGATTGCTGCAGCTGGATTCTATGTGGCAGTTCCTGACTTCCTTCACGGAGATCCTTATGTGCCTAATGCTGGAAGAACACTACAAGATTGGATTAAAGATCATGGAACG gATAAGGCATTTGAAGAGGCAAAGCCAGTTATTCACGCTATTAAGAGCAAAGGTATAACTGCAATTGGTGCTGCAGGCTTCTGCTGGGGTG CTAAAGTAGCAGTTCAACTAGCGAAGCGCGAGTTCATCCAAGCTGCTGTGCTGTTACATCCCTCTTTCGTAACTGTAGATGATATCAAGG CGGTTGAGGTTCCCACTGCAGTACTGGGAGCTGAGTTTGATCAGATTTCTCCCCCAGATCTCTTGAAGCAATTTGAAGAGGTCTTAACTGCTAAATCTgag CAGGTTGATGGGTATGTGAAAATATTTCCAAAAGTTTCTCACGGATGGACGGTGAGATACAATGTAGAAGACAAATCTGCTGTGAAGTGTGCAGAGGAAGCTCATCAAGATATGCTGGAATGGTTTGCCAAGTATGTCAACTGA